From Macaca mulatta isolate MMU2019108-1 chromosome 1, T2T-MMU8v2.0, whole genome shotgun sequence, the proteins below share one genomic window:
- the CHRNB2 gene encoding neuronal acetylcholine receptor subunit beta-2 isoform X4: MARRCGPVALLLGFGLLRLCSGVWGTDTEERLVEHLLDPSRYNKLIRPATNGSELVTVQLMVSLAQLISVHEREQIMTTNVWLTQEWEDYRLTWKPEEFDNMKKVRLPSKHIWLPDVVLYNNADGMYEVSFYSNAVVSYDGSIFWLPPAIYKSACKIEVKHFPFDQQNCTMKFRSWTYDRTEIDLVLKSDVASLDDFTPSGEWDIVALPGRRNENPDDSTYVDITYDFIIRRKPLFYTINLIIPCVLITSLAILVFYLPSDCGEKMTLCISVLLALTVFLLLISKIVPPTSLDVPLVGKYLMFTMVLVTFSIVTSVCVLNVHHRSPTTHTMAPWVKVVFLEKLPALLFMQQPRHHCARQRLRLRRRQREREGAGALLFREAPGADSCTCFVNHASVQGLAGAFRAEPAPVAGPGRSGEPCGCGLREAVDGVRFIADHMRSEDDDQSVSAAGWDPRREIQGLPGPGCLESSGVL; the protein is encoded by the exons ATGGCCCGGCGCTGCGGCCCCGTGGCGCTGCTCCTTGGCTTCGGCCTCCTCCGGCTGTGCTCAG GGGTGTGGGGTACAGACACAGAGGAGCGGCTGGTGGAGCATCTCCTGGATCCTTCCCGCTACAACAAGCTTATCCGCCCAGCCACCAATGGCTCTGAGCTGGTCACAGTACAGCTCATGGTATCACTGGCCCAGCTCATCAGTGTG CATGAGCGGGAGCAGATCATGACCACCAATGTCTGGCTGACCCAG GAGTGGGAAGATTATCGCCTCACCTGGAAACCTGAAGAGTTTGACAATATGAAGAAAGTTCGGCTCCCTTCCAAACACATCTGGCTCCCAGATGTGGTCCTGTACAACAA TGCTGACGGCATGTACGAGGTCTCCTTCTATTCCAATGCCGTGGTCTCCTATGACGGCAGCATCTTCTGGTTGCCGCCTGCCATCTACAAGAGCGCATGCAAGATTGAAGTAAAGCACTTCCCATTTGACCAGCAGAACTGCACCATGAAGTTCCGTTCGTGGACCTACGACCGCACGGAGATCGACCTGGTGCTGAAGAGTGACGTGGCCAGCCTGGACGACTTCACACCTAGTGGTGAGTGGGACATCGTGGCGCTGCCGGGCCGGCGCAATGAGAACCCCGACGACTCCACGTACGTGGACATCACGTATGACTTCATCATTCGCCGCAAGCCGCTCTTCTACACCATCAACCTCATCATCCCCTGTGTGCTCATCACCTCACTAGCCATCCTTGTCTTCTACCTGCCATCCGACTGCGGCGAGAAGATGACGTTGTGCATCTCAGTGCTGCTGGCGCTCACGGTCTTCCTGCTGCTCATCTCCAAGATcgtgcctcccacctccctcgaCGTGCCGCTCGTCGGCAAGTACCTCATGTTCACCATGGTGCTTGTCACCTTCTCCATCGTCACCAGCGTGTGTGTGCTCAACGTGCACCATCGCTCGCCCACCACGCACACCATGGCGCCCTGGGTGAAGGTTGTCTTCCTGGAGAAGCTGCCCGCGCTGCTCTTCATGCAGCAGCCACGCCACCATTGCGCCCGCCAGCGCCTGCGCTTGCGGAGACGTCAGCGTGAGCGCGAGGGCGCCGGAGCTCTCCTCTTCCGCGAAGCCCCTGGGGCCGACTCCTGCACGTGCTTCGTCAACCACGCGTCCGTGCAGGGCTTGGCTGGGGCCTTCCGGGCTGAGCCTGCACCGGTGGCGGGCCCGGGGCGCTCAGGGGAGCCGTGTGGCTGTGGCCTCCGGGAGGCGGTGGACGGCGTGCGCTTCATCGCAGACCACATGCGGAGCGAGGACGACGACCAGAGCGTGAGTGCCGCAGGCTGGGACCCCAGGCGTGAGATACAGGGTCTGCCAGGGCCCGGGTGTTTGGAAAGCAGCGGCGTTCTGTAG
- the CHRNB2 gene encoding neuronal acetylcholine receptor subunit beta-2 isoform X1 yields MPAAWPGAAAPWRCSLASASSGCAQGCGVQTQRSGWWSISWILPATTSLSAQPPMALSWSQYSSWYHWPSSSVCLSSSLQHEREQIMTTNVWLTQEWEDYRLTWKPEEFDNMKKVRLPSKHIWLPDVVLYNNADGMYEVSFYSNAVVSYDGSIFWLPPAIYKSACKIEVKHFPFDQQNCTMKFRSWTYDRTEIDLVLKSDVASLDDFTPSGEWDIVALPGRRNENPDDSTYVDITYDFIIRRKPLFYTINLIIPCVLITSLAILVFYLPSDCGEKMTLCISVLLALTVFLLLISKIVPPTSLDVPLVGKYLMFTMVLVTFSIVTSVCVLNVHHRSPTTHTMAPWVKVVFLEKLPALLFMQQPRHHCARQRLRLRRRQREREGAGALLFREAPGADSCTCFVNHASVQGLAGAFRAEPAPVAGPGRSGEPCGCGLREAVDGVRFIADHMRSEDDDQSVSEDWKYVAMVIDRLFLWIFVFVCVFGTIGMFLQPLFQNYTTTTFLHSDHSAPSSK; encoded by the exons ATGCCCGCGGCATGGCCCGGCGCTGCGGCCCCGTGGCGCTGCTCCTTGGCTTCGGCCTCCTCCGGCTGTGCTCAG GGGTGTGGGGTACAGACACAGAGGAGCGGCTGGTGGAGCATCTCCTGGATCCTTCCCGCTACAACAAGCTTATCCGCCCAGCCACCAATGGCTCTGAGCTGGTCACAGTACAGCTCATGGTATCACTGGCCCAGCTCATCAGTGTG CCTCTCTTCCTCCCTGCAGCATGAGCGGGAGCAGATCATGACCACCAATGTCTGGCTGACCCAG GAGTGGGAAGATTATCGCCTCACCTGGAAACCTGAAGAGTTTGACAATATGAAGAAAGTTCGGCTCCCTTCCAAACACATCTGGCTCCCAGATGTGGTCCTGTACAACAA TGCTGACGGCATGTACGAGGTCTCCTTCTATTCCAATGCCGTGGTCTCCTATGACGGCAGCATCTTCTGGTTGCCGCCTGCCATCTACAAGAGCGCATGCAAGATTGAAGTAAAGCACTTCCCATTTGACCAGCAGAACTGCACCATGAAGTTCCGTTCGTGGACCTACGACCGCACGGAGATCGACCTGGTGCTGAAGAGTGACGTGGCCAGCCTGGACGACTTCACACCTAGTGGTGAGTGGGACATCGTGGCGCTGCCGGGCCGGCGCAATGAGAACCCCGACGACTCCACGTACGTGGACATCACGTATGACTTCATCATTCGCCGCAAGCCGCTCTTCTACACCATCAACCTCATCATCCCCTGTGTGCTCATCACCTCACTAGCCATCCTTGTCTTCTACCTGCCATCCGACTGCGGCGAGAAGATGACGTTGTGCATCTCAGTGCTGCTGGCGCTCACGGTCTTCCTGCTGCTCATCTCCAAGATcgtgcctcccacctccctcgaCGTGCCGCTCGTCGGCAAGTACCTCATGTTCACCATGGTGCTTGTCACCTTCTCCATCGTCACCAGCGTGTGTGTGCTCAACGTGCACCATCGCTCGCCCACCACGCACACCATGGCGCCCTGGGTGAAGGTTGTCTTCCTGGAGAAGCTGCCCGCGCTGCTCTTCATGCAGCAGCCACGCCACCATTGCGCCCGCCAGCGCCTGCGCTTGCGGAGACGTCAGCGTGAGCGCGAGGGCGCCGGAGCTCTCCTCTTCCGCGAAGCCCCTGGGGCCGACTCCTGCACGTGCTTCGTCAACCACGCGTCCGTGCAGGGCTTGGCTGGGGCCTTCCGGGCTGAGCCTGCACCGGTGGCGGGCCCGGGGCGCTCAGGGGAGCCGTGTGGCTGTGGCCTCCGGGAGGCGGTGGACGGCGTGCGCTTCATCGCAGACCACATGCGGAGCGAGGACGACGACCAGAGC GTGAGTGAGGACTGGAAGTACGTCGCCATGGTGATCGACCGCCTCTTCCTCTGGATCTTTGTCTTTGTTTGTGTCTTTGGCACCATTGGCATGTTCCTGCAGCCTCTCTTCCAGAACTACACCACCACCACCTTCCTCCACTCAGACCACTCAGCCCCCAGCTCCAAGTGA
- the CHRNB2 gene encoding neuronal acetylcholine receptor subunit beta-2 isoform X3, with translation MPAAWPGAAAPWRCSLASASSGCAQGCGVQTQRSGWWSISWILPATTSLSAQPPMALSWSQYSSWYHWPSSSVCLSSSLQHEREQIMTTNVWLTQEWEDYRLTWKPEEFDNMKKVRLPSKHIWLPDVVLYNNADGMYEVSFYSNAVVSYDGSIFWLPPAIYKSACKIEVKHFPFDQQNCTMKFRSWTYDRTEIDLVLKSDVASLDDFTPSGEWDIVALPGRRNENPDDSTYVDITYDFIIRRKPLFYTINLIIPCVLITSLAILVFYLPSDCGEKMTLCISVLLALTVFLLLISKIVPPTSLDVPLVGKYLMFTMVLVTFSIVTSVCVLNVHHRSPTTHTMAPWVKVVFLEKLPALLFMQQPRHHCARQRLRLRRRQREREGAGALLFREAPGADSCTCFVNHASVQGLAGAFRAEPAPVAGPGRSGEPCGCGLREAVDGVRFIADHMRSEDDDQSVSAAGWDPRREIQGLPGPGCLESSGVL, from the exons ATGCCCGCGGCATGGCCCGGCGCTGCGGCCCCGTGGCGCTGCTCCTTGGCTTCGGCCTCCTCCGGCTGTGCTCAG GGGTGTGGGGTACAGACACAGAGGAGCGGCTGGTGGAGCATCTCCTGGATCCTTCCCGCTACAACAAGCTTATCCGCCCAGCCACCAATGGCTCTGAGCTGGTCACAGTACAGCTCATGGTATCACTGGCCCAGCTCATCAGTGTG CCTCTCTTCCTCCCTGCAGCATGAGCGGGAGCAGATCATGACCACCAATGTCTGGCTGACCCAG GAGTGGGAAGATTATCGCCTCACCTGGAAACCTGAAGAGTTTGACAATATGAAGAAAGTTCGGCTCCCTTCCAAACACATCTGGCTCCCAGATGTGGTCCTGTACAACAA TGCTGACGGCATGTACGAGGTCTCCTTCTATTCCAATGCCGTGGTCTCCTATGACGGCAGCATCTTCTGGTTGCCGCCTGCCATCTACAAGAGCGCATGCAAGATTGAAGTAAAGCACTTCCCATTTGACCAGCAGAACTGCACCATGAAGTTCCGTTCGTGGACCTACGACCGCACGGAGATCGACCTGGTGCTGAAGAGTGACGTGGCCAGCCTGGACGACTTCACACCTAGTGGTGAGTGGGACATCGTGGCGCTGCCGGGCCGGCGCAATGAGAACCCCGACGACTCCACGTACGTGGACATCACGTATGACTTCATCATTCGCCGCAAGCCGCTCTTCTACACCATCAACCTCATCATCCCCTGTGTGCTCATCACCTCACTAGCCATCCTTGTCTTCTACCTGCCATCCGACTGCGGCGAGAAGATGACGTTGTGCATCTCAGTGCTGCTGGCGCTCACGGTCTTCCTGCTGCTCATCTCCAAGATcgtgcctcccacctccctcgaCGTGCCGCTCGTCGGCAAGTACCTCATGTTCACCATGGTGCTTGTCACCTTCTCCATCGTCACCAGCGTGTGTGTGCTCAACGTGCACCATCGCTCGCCCACCACGCACACCATGGCGCCCTGGGTGAAGGTTGTCTTCCTGGAGAAGCTGCCCGCGCTGCTCTTCATGCAGCAGCCACGCCACCATTGCGCCCGCCAGCGCCTGCGCTTGCGGAGACGTCAGCGTGAGCGCGAGGGCGCCGGAGCTCTCCTCTTCCGCGAAGCCCCTGGGGCCGACTCCTGCACGTGCTTCGTCAACCACGCGTCCGTGCAGGGCTTGGCTGGGGCCTTCCGGGCTGAGCCTGCACCGGTGGCGGGCCCGGGGCGCTCAGGGGAGCCGTGTGGCTGTGGCCTCCGGGAGGCGGTGGACGGCGTGCGCTTCATCGCAGACCACATGCGGAGCGAGGACGACGACCAGAGCGTGAGTGCCGCAGGCTGGGACCCCAGGCGTGAGATACAGGGTCTGCCAGGGCCCGGGTGTTTGGAAAGCAGCGGCGTTCTGTAG
- the CHRNB2 gene encoding neuronal acetylcholine receptor subunit beta-2 precursor: protein MARRCGPVALLLGFGLLRLCSGVWGTDTEERLVEHLLDPSRYNKLIRPATNGSELVTVQLMVSLAQLISVHEREQIMTTNVWLTQEWEDYRLTWKPEEFDNMKKVRLPSKHIWLPDVVLYNNADGMYEVSFYSNAVVSYDGSIFWLPPAIYKSACKIEVKHFPFDQQNCTMKFRSWTYDRTEIDLVLKSDVASLDDFTPSGEWDIVALPGRRNENPDDSTYVDITYDFIIRRKPLFYTINLIIPCVLITSLAILVFYLPSDCGEKMTLCISVLLALTVFLLLISKIVPPTSLDVPLVGKYLMFTMVLVTFSIVTSVCVLNVHHRSPTTHTMAPWVKVVFLEKLPALLFMQQPRHHCARQRLRLRRRQREREGAGALLFREAPGADSCTCFVNHASVQGLAGAFRAEPAPVAGPGRSGEPCGCGLREAVDGVRFIADHMRSEDDDQSVSEDWKYVAMVIDRLFLWIFVFVCVFGTIGMFLQPLFQNYTTTTFLHSDHSAPSSK, encoded by the exons ATGGCCCGGCGCTGCGGCCCCGTGGCGCTGCTCCTTGGCTTCGGCCTCCTCCGGCTGTGCTCAG GGGTGTGGGGTACAGACACAGAGGAGCGGCTGGTGGAGCATCTCCTGGATCCTTCCCGCTACAACAAGCTTATCCGCCCAGCCACCAATGGCTCTGAGCTGGTCACAGTACAGCTCATGGTATCACTGGCCCAGCTCATCAGTGTG CATGAGCGGGAGCAGATCATGACCACCAATGTCTGGCTGACCCAG GAGTGGGAAGATTATCGCCTCACCTGGAAACCTGAAGAGTTTGACAATATGAAGAAAGTTCGGCTCCCTTCCAAACACATCTGGCTCCCAGATGTGGTCCTGTACAACAA TGCTGACGGCATGTACGAGGTCTCCTTCTATTCCAATGCCGTGGTCTCCTATGACGGCAGCATCTTCTGGTTGCCGCCTGCCATCTACAAGAGCGCATGCAAGATTGAAGTAAAGCACTTCCCATTTGACCAGCAGAACTGCACCATGAAGTTCCGTTCGTGGACCTACGACCGCACGGAGATCGACCTGGTGCTGAAGAGTGACGTGGCCAGCCTGGACGACTTCACACCTAGTGGTGAGTGGGACATCGTGGCGCTGCCGGGCCGGCGCAATGAGAACCCCGACGACTCCACGTACGTGGACATCACGTATGACTTCATCATTCGCCGCAAGCCGCTCTTCTACACCATCAACCTCATCATCCCCTGTGTGCTCATCACCTCACTAGCCATCCTTGTCTTCTACCTGCCATCCGACTGCGGCGAGAAGATGACGTTGTGCATCTCAGTGCTGCTGGCGCTCACGGTCTTCCTGCTGCTCATCTCCAAGATcgtgcctcccacctccctcgaCGTGCCGCTCGTCGGCAAGTACCTCATGTTCACCATGGTGCTTGTCACCTTCTCCATCGTCACCAGCGTGTGTGTGCTCAACGTGCACCATCGCTCGCCCACCACGCACACCATGGCGCCCTGGGTGAAGGTTGTCTTCCTGGAGAAGCTGCCCGCGCTGCTCTTCATGCAGCAGCCACGCCACCATTGCGCCCGCCAGCGCCTGCGCTTGCGGAGACGTCAGCGTGAGCGCGAGGGCGCCGGAGCTCTCCTCTTCCGCGAAGCCCCTGGGGCCGACTCCTGCACGTGCTTCGTCAACCACGCGTCCGTGCAGGGCTTGGCTGGGGCCTTCCGGGCTGAGCCTGCACCGGTGGCGGGCCCGGGGCGCTCAGGGGAGCCGTGTGGCTGTGGCCTCCGGGAGGCGGTGGACGGCGTGCGCTTCATCGCAGACCACATGCGGAGCGAGGACGACGACCAGAGC GTGAGTGAGGACTGGAAGTACGTCGCCATGGTGATCGACCGCCTCTTCCTCTGGATCTTTGTCTTTGTTTGTGTCTTTGGCACCATTGGCATGTTCCTGCAGCCTCTCTTCCAGAACTACACCACCACCACCTTCCTCCACTCAGACCACTCAGCCCCCAGCTCCAAGTGA
- the CHRNB2 gene encoding neuronal acetylcholine receptor subunit beta-2 isoform X2 — translation MARRCGPVALLLGFGLLRLCSGVWGTDTEERLVEHLLDPSRYNKLIRPATNGSELVTVQLMVSLAQLISVEWEDYRLTWKPEEFDNMKKVRLPSKHIWLPDVVLYNNADGMYEVSFYSNAVVSYDGSIFWLPPAIYKSACKIEVKHFPFDQQNCTMKFRSWTYDRTEIDLVLKSDVASLDDFTPSGEWDIVALPGRRNENPDDSTYVDITYDFIIRRKPLFYTINLIIPCVLITSLAILVFYLPSDCGEKMTLCISVLLALTVFLLLISKIVPPTSLDVPLVGKYLMFTMVLVTFSIVTSVCVLNVHHRSPTTHTMAPWVKVVFLEKLPALLFMQQPRHHCARQRLRLRRRQREREGAGALLFREAPGADSCTCFVNHASVQGLAGAFRAEPAPVAGPGRSGEPCGCGLREAVDGVRFIADHMRSEDDDQSVSEDWKYVAMVIDRLFLWIFVFVCVFGTIGMFLQPLFQNYTTTTFLHSDHSAPSSK, via the exons ATGGCCCGGCGCTGCGGCCCCGTGGCGCTGCTCCTTGGCTTCGGCCTCCTCCGGCTGTGCTCAG GGGTGTGGGGTACAGACACAGAGGAGCGGCTGGTGGAGCATCTCCTGGATCCTTCCCGCTACAACAAGCTTATCCGCCCAGCCACCAATGGCTCTGAGCTGGTCACAGTACAGCTCATGGTATCACTGGCCCAGCTCATCAGTGTG GAGTGGGAAGATTATCGCCTCACCTGGAAACCTGAAGAGTTTGACAATATGAAGAAAGTTCGGCTCCCTTCCAAACACATCTGGCTCCCAGATGTGGTCCTGTACAACAA TGCTGACGGCATGTACGAGGTCTCCTTCTATTCCAATGCCGTGGTCTCCTATGACGGCAGCATCTTCTGGTTGCCGCCTGCCATCTACAAGAGCGCATGCAAGATTGAAGTAAAGCACTTCCCATTTGACCAGCAGAACTGCACCATGAAGTTCCGTTCGTGGACCTACGACCGCACGGAGATCGACCTGGTGCTGAAGAGTGACGTGGCCAGCCTGGACGACTTCACACCTAGTGGTGAGTGGGACATCGTGGCGCTGCCGGGCCGGCGCAATGAGAACCCCGACGACTCCACGTACGTGGACATCACGTATGACTTCATCATTCGCCGCAAGCCGCTCTTCTACACCATCAACCTCATCATCCCCTGTGTGCTCATCACCTCACTAGCCATCCTTGTCTTCTACCTGCCATCCGACTGCGGCGAGAAGATGACGTTGTGCATCTCAGTGCTGCTGGCGCTCACGGTCTTCCTGCTGCTCATCTCCAAGATcgtgcctcccacctccctcgaCGTGCCGCTCGTCGGCAAGTACCTCATGTTCACCATGGTGCTTGTCACCTTCTCCATCGTCACCAGCGTGTGTGTGCTCAACGTGCACCATCGCTCGCCCACCACGCACACCATGGCGCCCTGGGTGAAGGTTGTCTTCCTGGAGAAGCTGCCCGCGCTGCTCTTCATGCAGCAGCCACGCCACCATTGCGCCCGCCAGCGCCTGCGCTTGCGGAGACGTCAGCGTGAGCGCGAGGGCGCCGGAGCTCTCCTCTTCCGCGAAGCCCCTGGGGCCGACTCCTGCACGTGCTTCGTCAACCACGCGTCCGTGCAGGGCTTGGCTGGGGCCTTCCGGGCTGAGCCTGCACCGGTGGCGGGCCCGGGGCGCTCAGGGGAGCCGTGTGGCTGTGGCCTCCGGGAGGCGGTGGACGGCGTGCGCTTCATCGCAGACCACATGCGGAGCGAGGACGACGACCAGAGC GTGAGTGAGGACTGGAAGTACGTCGCCATGGTGATCGACCGCCTCTTCCTCTGGATCTTTGTCTTTGTTTGTGTCTTTGGCACCATTGGCATGTTCCTGCAGCCTCTCTTCCAGAACTACACCACCACCACCTTCCTCCACTCAGACCACTCAGCCCCCAGCTCCAAGTGA
- the CHRNB2 gene encoding neuronal acetylcholine receptor subunit beta-2 isoform X5, with amino-acid sequence MARRCGPVALLLGFGLLRLCSGVWGTDTEERLVEHLLDPSRYNKLIRPATNGSELVTVQLMVSLAQLISVEWEDYRLTWKPEEFDNMKKVRLPSKHIWLPDVVLYNNADGMYEVSFYSNAVVSYDGSIFWLPPAIYKSACKIEVKHFPFDQQNCTMKFRSWTYDRTEIDLVLKSDVASLDDFTPSGEWDIVALPGRRNENPDDSTYVDITYDFIIRRKPLFYTINLIIPCVLITSLAILVFYLPSDCGEKMTLCISVLLALTVFLLLISKIVPPTSLDVPLVGKYLMFTMVLVTFSIVTSVCVLNVHHRSPTTHTMAPWVKVVFLEKLPALLFMQQPRHHCARQRLRLRRRQREREGAGALLFREAPGADSCTCFVNHASVQGLAGAFRAEPAPVAGPGRSGEPCGCGLREAVDGVRFIADHMRSEDDDQSVSAAGWDPRREIQGLPGPGCLESSGVL; translated from the exons ATGGCCCGGCGCTGCGGCCCCGTGGCGCTGCTCCTTGGCTTCGGCCTCCTCCGGCTGTGCTCAG GGGTGTGGGGTACAGACACAGAGGAGCGGCTGGTGGAGCATCTCCTGGATCCTTCCCGCTACAACAAGCTTATCCGCCCAGCCACCAATGGCTCTGAGCTGGTCACAGTACAGCTCATGGTATCACTGGCCCAGCTCATCAGTGTG GAGTGGGAAGATTATCGCCTCACCTGGAAACCTGAAGAGTTTGACAATATGAAGAAAGTTCGGCTCCCTTCCAAACACATCTGGCTCCCAGATGTGGTCCTGTACAACAA TGCTGACGGCATGTACGAGGTCTCCTTCTATTCCAATGCCGTGGTCTCCTATGACGGCAGCATCTTCTGGTTGCCGCCTGCCATCTACAAGAGCGCATGCAAGATTGAAGTAAAGCACTTCCCATTTGACCAGCAGAACTGCACCATGAAGTTCCGTTCGTGGACCTACGACCGCACGGAGATCGACCTGGTGCTGAAGAGTGACGTGGCCAGCCTGGACGACTTCACACCTAGTGGTGAGTGGGACATCGTGGCGCTGCCGGGCCGGCGCAATGAGAACCCCGACGACTCCACGTACGTGGACATCACGTATGACTTCATCATTCGCCGCAAGCCGCTCTTCTACACCATCAACCTCATCATCCCCTGTGTGCTCATCACCTCACTAGCCATCCTTGTCTTCTACCTGCCATCCGACTGCGGCGAGAAGATGACGTTGTGCATCTCAGTGCTGCTGGCGCTCACGGTCTTCCTGCTGCTCATCTCCAAGATcgtgcctcccacctccctcgaCGTGCCGCTCGTCGGCAAGTACCTCATGTTCACCATGGTGCTTGTCACCTTCTCCATCGTCACCAGCGTGTGTGTGCTCAACGTGCACCATCGCTCGCCCACCACGCACACCATGGCGCCCTGGGTGAAGGTTGTCTTCCTGGAGAAGCTGCCCGCGCTGCTCTTCATGCAGCAGCCACGCCACCATTGCGCCCGCCAGCGCCTGCGCTTGCGGAGACGTCAGCGTGAGCGCGAGGGCGCCGGAGCTCTCCTCTTCCGCGAAGCCCCTGGGGCCGACTCCTGCACGTGCTTCGTCAACCACGCGTCCGTGCAGGGCTTGGCTGGGGCCTTCCGGGCTGAGCCTGCACCGGTGGCGGGCCCGGGGCGCTCAGGGGAGCCGTGTGGCTGTGGCCTCCGGGAGGCGGTGGACGGCGTGCGCTTCATCGCAGACCACATGCGGAGCGAGGACGACGACCAGAGCGTGAGTGCCGCAGGCTGGGACCCCAGGCGTGAGATACAGGGTCTGCCAGGGCCCGGGTGTTTGGAAAGCAGCGGCGTTCTGTAG